A single genomic interval of Cupriavidus necator N-1 harbors:
- a CDS encoding DUF1656 domain-containing protein, whose product MPREIALSSILMPSLLPVFIGCLLLYLLVDRLLARLGFYRQVWHPALFRVSLFVAMFSGIGLGLWR is encoded by the coding sequence ATGCCGCGTGAGATTGCACTGTCTTCCATCCTGATGCCGTCGCTGCTGCCGGTGTTCATCGGCTGCCTGCTGCTGTACCTGCTGGTCGACCGGCTGCTGGCGCGTCTTGGGTTCTATCGGCAGGTGTGGCATCCGGCGCTGTTCCGGGTGTCGCTGTTCGTGGCGATGTTCAGCGGCATCGGGCTTGGGCTCTGGCGCTGA
- a CDS encoding efflux transporter outer membrane subunit, which translates to MRLEAMPQSCAAVAGRFLLLAGACLALLTGCANTGGIVPASTPVDAATVDPGSALRATQQDAGWPQRAWWTRLGDHSLDALVAHAVAGSPDMRIAQARSELALSQAKIAGAAIEPNFNAGGAFGRTRFPRLATPQPLGGHTTWNNHLAVDLSYDLDLWGRNRAALQGALDNVQAAAADARMAQLSLETSVVRAYIDLALQYALLDVSQANLARQTRIYDIIRKRASRGLASELELSQTHTPIPALQAQVQQSERAIALVKNQLAVLSGDGPGAGDRLPRPALVLEAPIAVPASLPAELVGHRPDVVAQRWRVEAAAQGMKVAKADFYPNINLVASIGLASAAFGNFFTFVDRDAIGHNVGAAISLPIFDGGRRQGNYGAATRNYDIAVETYNKTVLAAFQSVADEVISLQSLTQQQAGIQDALRSARQAYGLAERGYRSGFTDYLNVLAADNELRRQQFSLALVQAARLDAWALLMQALGGGFDSTAVAEQP; encoded by the coding sequence ATGCGCCTTGAAGCAATGCCGCAATCCTGCGCCGCCGTGGCAGGCCGGTTCCTGTTGCTGGCCGGCGCCTGCCTCGCCCTTCTGACGGGCTGCGCCAATACGGGCGGCATCGTGCCCGCATCCACGCCGGTGGATGCAGCGACCGTCGATCCCGGTTCGGCGCTGCGCGCCACACAGCAGGACGCGGGCTGGCCACAGCGGGCGTGGTGGACGCGCCTGGGAGACCACAGCCTGGATGCCCTGGTCGCGCACGCGGTAGCCGGATCGCCCGACATGCGCATCGCGCAGGCGCGCAGCGAGCTGGCGCTGTCGCAGGCAAAGATCGCGGGTGCCGCCATCGAACCCAACTTCAATGCGGGCGGTGCCTTCGGGCGCACGCGCTTTCCGCGGCTGGCCACGCCGCAGCCCCTGGGCGGCCACACCACCTGGAACAACCATCTCGCCGTCGACCTTTCCTACGACCTCGACCTCTGGGGGCGCAACCGTGCCGCGCTGCAGGGCGCGCTGGACAACGTGCAGGCAGCGGCGGCGGATGCACGCATGGCGCAACTGAGCCTGGAGACCTCGGTGGTGCGCGCCTACATCGACCTGGCGCTGCAGTATGCATTGCTCGACGTGAGCCAGGCCAACCTAGCGCGGCAAACCCGCATTTACGACATCATCCGCAAGCGGGCCAGCCGTGGTCTGGCAAGCGAACTTGAGCTCAGCCAGACACACACGCCGATCCCCGCCCTGCAGGCACAGGTGCAGCAATCGGAGCGCGCCATCGCGCTCGTGAAGAACCAGCTCGCAGTGCTGAGCGGCGACGGCCCGGGCGCCGGCGATCGCCTGCCGCGCCCGGCCCTGGTGCTGGAAGCGCCGATTGCCGTGCCGGCCTCGCTGCCGGCGGAACTGGTCGGCCACCGCCCGGATGTGGTGGCGCAGCGCTGGCGCGTGGAAGCGGCGGCGCAGGGTATGAAAGTCGCAAAGGCCGACTTCTACCCGAACATCAATCTGGTGGCGAGCATCGGCCTGGCATCTGCGGCGTTCGGCAACTTCTTCACCTTTGTCGACAGGGATGCGATCGGGCACAACGTGGGCGCGGCGATCTCCCTGCCGATCTTCGACGGCGGCCGCCGGCAGGGCAACTATGGCGCCGCAACACGCAACTACGATATCGCGGTCGAGACCTACAACAAAACCGTGCTGGCCGCATTCCAGAGCGTGGCGGACGAGGTCATCTCGCTGCAGTCGCTGACGCAGCAACAGGCCGGCATTCAGGACGCGCTGCGTTCAGCCAGGCAGGCGTACGGGCTGGCCGAGCGTGGGTATCGCAGCGGCTTCACGGACTACCTCAATGTCCTTGCCGCCGACAACGAGTTGCGGCGCCAGCAATTCAGCCTGGCGCTGGTGCAGGCCGCCCGGCTGGATGCGTGGGCGCTCCTGATGCAGGCGCTGGGCGGCGGCTTCGACTCCACCGCCGTCGCGGAGCAGCCGTAA
- a CDS encoding FUSC family protein — protein MTAAAKSIAPVRTWLADAASAWWQADRGRLVHASKTVAAVLLATWLSMRLELASPRTAMVSVVILMMHQHSGMVLARGFYRALGMLVGSFAALLLFFVFPQERVLFLLGLSMWIGLCVCGATYYRNYQSYGFVLSGYATCIAAVPSIANPYAIFENVVVSLSEVSVGIACAGLVSGLVFPQRVAAMLLAAGQQHIATFTGFIRDALQGRQTAAGLGALHLRLAGERAQLESLRSAVVFEDPEMRANNALMIRLNHDFLDALARFHTIHQLRARMAKAVDHRAGDALDALFGRLAAVLPPTAGRTRLELAEIGTLHDNLLGLNAALPSHIAAASATLSDAPPLSTDRFAAGASALRDAVADLLSYTGNFLALRSPGVASAPRPRAQARRRANPANRAFALASGVRATAAVLASAWLWIVSGWAGGSSGVIAATIAIALYSIMPQPTAIARQMLIGCALAWLAGLFFNFFLLPHLDGFLLLAVALAPFIALGSYVGTFPPRAAIGLGFGIYFCFLGNLSNPMVFNPAGYLDSGIATLLGIAIASLAFATIVPQGGHWLAEQYLKQLRTMVATDICRAPLGGLRLHFETHIRDFIQFAGSRPAAGRAGQAELLGWAFAALEIGLGMIALREATAQGSRPAAWESRQENLLAAISALFLAPSPRGFERALQAMEDAIGWTVDHASRPAAEARAILHTMRLSLLDDALPLVVASSTNETGTPDAP, from the coding sequence GTGACCGCCGCAGCCAAGTCCATTGCGCCCGTCCGCACGTGGCTTGCCGACGCGGCCAGCGCCTGGTGGCAAGCCGATCGCGGGCGCTTGGTCCATGCCTCGAAGACCGTCGCCGCGGTGCTGCTTGCCACGTGGCTGTCGATGCGGCTCGAGCTTGCCTCGCCGCGCACGGCGATGGTCTCGGTGGTCATTCTGATGATGCACCAGCACAGCGGCATGGTACTGGCCAGAGGCTTCTATCGCGCCCTCGGCATGCTGGTGGGCAGCTTCGCCGCGCTGTTGCTGTTCTTTGTATTTCCGCAAGAGCGCGTGCTGTTCCTGCTTGGCCTGTCGATGTGGATCGGCCTTTGCGTGTGCGGCGCGACGTACTACCGGAACTACCAATCGTATGGCTTCGTCCTGTCAGGCTATGCAACCTGCATCGCCGCGGTGCCGTCCATCGCCAACCCCTATGCCATCTTCGAAAACGTCGTCGTCAGCCTGAGCGAGGTCTCGGTCGGCATAGCCTGCGCGGGCCTGGTGAGCGGCCTGGTCTTCCCGCAGCGCGTGGCGGCCATGCTGCTGGCGGCCGGGCAGCAGCACATCGCCACCTTCACCGGCTTTATCCGCGACGCCCTCCAAGGCAGGCAGACCGCGGCCGGGCTGGGCGCGCTGCACCTGCGCCTGGCCGGCGAACGCGCGCAGCTGGAAAGCCTGCGCAGCGCCGTGGTATTCGAGGACCCGGAAATGCGTGCCAACAACGCGCTGATGATCCGGCTCAACCATGATTTCCTCGATGCGCTGGCCCGCTTCCACACCATCCACCAGCTCAGGGCGCGCATGGCAAAGGCGGTCGATCACCGCGCGGGCGATGCGCTGGACGCTCTGTTCGGGCGCCTTGCCGCCGTGCTACCCCCAACGGCCGGACGCACGCGGCTTGAACTGGCGGAGATCGGCACGCTGCATGACAACCTCCTGGGCCTGAACGCCGCGCTGCCATCGCACATCGCCGCGGCCAGCGCTACCTTGTCCGACGCGCCGCCGCTGTCCACCGACCGCTTTGCGGCCGGCGCGTCGGCGTTGCGAGATGCGGTGGCCGACCTGCTGTCATATACGGGCAACTTCCTCGCGCTGCGCTCGCCTGGCGTCGCGTCAGCGCCGCGACCGCGCGCGCAGGCCCGCCGGCGCGCCAACCCGGCCAACCGGGCCTTCGCGCTTGCCTCGGGCGTGCGCGCCACCGCCGCGGTGCTGGCCAGCGCGTGGCTGTGGATCGTGTCGGGCTGGGCCGGAGGCAGCTCTGGCGTCATTGCCGCCACCATCGCCATCGCGCTGTATTCGATCATGCCCCAGCCCACCGCCATTGCGCGGCAGATGCTGATCGGCTGCGCGCTCGCGTGGCTCGCGGGCCTGTTCTTCAACTTCTTCCTGCTGCCGCATCTCGACGGATTCCTCCTACTGGCGGTAGCGCTGGCACCGTTCATCGCCCTGGGCAGCTACGTGGGGACCTTCCCGCCAAGGGCGGCGATCGGCCTGGGCTTCGGCATCTACTTCTGCTTTCTCGGTAACCTGAGCAATCCGATGGTCTTCAACCCCGCCGGCTATCTCGACTCGGGCATCGCCACCCTGCTGGGCATTGCCATCGCTTCGCTCGCCTTCGCCACGATCGTGCCGCAGGGCGGCCACTGGCTGGCCGAGCAATACCTGAAGCAGTTGCGCACAATGGTGGCGACTGACATCTGCCGTGCCCCCCTTGGGGGCCTACGGCTGCACTTTGAGACCCATATCCGGGATTTCATCCAGTTTGCCGGCTCGCGGCCGGCGGCAGGCCGGGCGGGCCAGGCCGAACTGCTGGGCTGGGCGTTCGCCGCGCTGGAAATCGGCCTCGGTATGATCGCCCTGCGCGAGGCCACGGCACAGGGCAGCCGTCCCGCCGCGTGGGAAAGCCGGCAGGAGAACCTGCTCGCGGCCATCTCCGCGCTGTTCCTGGCGCCTTCGCCTCGAGGGTTCGAACGCGCGCTGCAAGCCATGGAAGACGCCATCGGCTGGACCGTCGACCACGCATCCCGGCCGGCCGCCGAGGCACGGGCCATCCTGCACACCATGCGGCTGTCGCTGCTTGACGATGCGCTGCCGCTGGTCGTCGCTTCTTCCACCAACGAGACAGGTACACCGGATGCGCCTTGA
- a CDS encoding pirin family protein, translating to MSNTMAEATASLSSDCAPCPGKPVLERIPTRPAEVGEGLVIHRALPNRQRRMVGAWCFLDHAGPIEFPDGQGLNVGPHPHIGLQTFTWMIEGEVLHRDSLGYEQLVRPGQVNLMTAGNGIAHAEHSVGTGGRLHAAQLWIALPEDRRHMAPAFQNYPDLPSVTSGGFDITVLAGTAFGQTSPVAVHSPLVGMDLATGQAASTAVPADPAFEYAALTLSGEAVVEGEVLGPDTLLYLGTGRQQIAVRSDGAAELLLIGGVPFGEGIVLWWNFVARNAAEIEAATHDWNSGSSRFGEVAGDVGARLVAPDVTGMHLKPQRR from the coding sequence ATGAGCAACACCATGGCGGAAGCCACGGCTTCGCTGTCGAGCGACTGTGCGCCTTGCCCCGGTAAGCCGGTCTTGGAGCGTATCCCGACGCGCCCGGCGGAGGTCGGCGAAGGCCTGGTCATCCACCGTGCCTTGCCCAACCGGCAGCGGCGCATGGTTGGCGCGTGGTGCTTCCTTGACCATGCCGGGCCGATCGAATTTCCTGACGGCCAGGGGCTGAACGTGGGGCCGCATCCACACATCGGTCTGCAAACCTTTACCTGGATGATCGAGGGTGAGGTGCTGCACCGCGACAGCCTCGGTTACGAGCAGCTGGTCAGGCCGGGGCAGGTCAACCTGATGACGGCGGGCAACGGTATTGCCCATGCGGAGCATTCGGTAGGCACCGGCGGCCGTTTGCACGCCGCCCAGCTCTGGATTGCACTTCCGGAAGACAGGCGGCACATGGCACCGGCATTCCAGAACTATCCGGACCTGCCGAGCGTGACGTCGGGCGGGTTTGACATCACTGTGCTGGCAGGAACAGCGTTCGGCCAGACCTCTCCCGTGGCCGTGCACTCGCCGCTGGTCGGCATGGACCTGGCGACCGGGCAGGCCGCCAGCACGGCTGTTCCCGCCGATCCTGCCTTCGAATACGCGGCGCTCACGCTGAGCGGTGAGGCGGTAGTTGAGGGCGAGGTGCTGGGTCCTGACACGCTGCTCTACCTCGGTACCGGACGACAGCAGATTGCAGTGCGCAGCGATGGGGCGGCCGAATTGCTGCTGATTGGCGGGGTCCCGTTTGGAGAGGGGATCGTGTTGTGGTGGAACTTCGTTGCGCGCAACGCGGCTGAGATAGAGGCCGCCACGCATGACTGGAACAGCGGCTCCAGCCGATTTGGCGAAGTTGCCGGGGATGTCGGTGCACGCCTGGTTGCGCCTGACGTGACGGGCATGCACCTCAAACCGCAGCGGCGCTGA
- a CDS encoding VOC family protein: protein MNTNGAQPGTAAAGPRYAVHSIDHYALEVPDLAVAEHFLDAFGLTLRHNAGWLEAYATDGHCWARFHEGEHKRLAYLSFNCYAEDLAGIRQQLADAGAAFVNDAPHGQAGGIWFFDADGNLVQVKAGPKTSPDAKIKAGLESTPAGQRGALVRSQVQKVHPRRLSHVLLFSPNVPNLVAFYRDALGLRLSDRSADIIAFTHAPHGCDHHLLALVKSSAKGWHHAAWDVASVNEVGQGAAQMANAGYTRGWGTGRHVLGSNYFFYVLDPWGSFCEFSADIDYIPAGHDWPTGDFAPEDSLYQWGPDVPDYFIRNTEA, encoded by the coding sequence ATGAATACGAACGGAGCACAGCCAGGCACCGCTGCAGCCGGTCCGAGGTACGCGGTCCACTCGATCGACCACTATGCACTCGAAGTGCCGGACCTGGCCGTGGCAGAGCACTTCCTCGATGCATTTGGGCTGACGCTACGCCACAACGCGGGCTGGCTCGAAGCCTATGCCACGGACGGGCATTGCTGGGCGCGCTTCCATGAAGGCGAGCACAAGCGACTGGCCTATCTGAGCTTCAATTGCTATGCCGAAGACCTGGCGGGCATCCGCCAGCAACTGGCCGATGCCGGCGCGGCGTTCGTAAATGACGCACCCCATGGACAGGCCGGAGGCATCTGGTTCTTCGATGCCGACGGCAATCTCGTACAGGTCAAGGCCGGCCCGAAGACGTCGCCCGATGCCAAGATCAAGGCCGGGCTGGAAAGCACGCCAGCCGGGCAGCGCGGCGCCCTGGTACGCAGCCAGGTGCAGAAGGTACATCCGCGCCGGCTCTCGCATGTGCTGCTGTTCTCGCCCAACGTGCCGAACTTGGTTGCGTTCTATCGCGACGCACTAGGGCTGCGCTTGTCTGACCGCTCGGCCGATATCATCGCCTTCACCCATGCCCCGCACGGCTGCGATCATCACTTGCTGGCATTGGTGAAGAGTTCCGCCAAGGGCTGGCACCATGCCGCCTGGGACGTGGCCAGCGTAAACGAGGTGGGGCAGGGCGCGGCCCAGATGGCCAATGCTGGCTACACCCGTGGCTGGGGCACCGGGCGCCACGTACTGGGTTCGAACTACTTTTTCTATGTGCTGGATCCCTGGGGCTCGTTCTGCGAGTTCTCGGCGGATATCGATTACATCCCCGCGGGCCACGACTGGCCCACAGGCGACTTTGCGCCGGAGGACTCCCTCTACCAGTGGGGGCCCGACGTGCCCGACTACTTCATCCGTAATACGGAAGCCTGA
- a CDS encoding fumarylacetoacetate hydrolase family protein: MKLATFLLDGRARVGVVSADGVLALPEAAGNDVCALVAVGTDSERWRALYAQATPVADADSLTWLPPVGRPPKILCVGLNYADHTKESPYEQPDYPTLFLRVATSLVGHNGAIVRPLVSDSLDYEGELAVIIGKGGRHIAREEALGHVFGYSIFNDGSVREYQFKSPQWTVGKNFDATGGFGPFVVTADELPPGAAGLQLETRLNGQMVQSASTSDMLYDVASLIAIISEAITLEPGDVIVAGTPSGIGWARKPQLLMRHGDVCEVSIEGIGTLSNPIFDESAPQAR, translated from the coding sequence ATGAAACTTGCAACCTTTTTGCTGGATGGCCGTGCGCGCGTTGGCGTGGTGTCTGCAGATGGTGTACTGGCCCTGCCTGAAGCGGCGGGCAACGATGTCTGCGCGCTGGTTGCCGTTGGCACGGACAGCGAGCGTTGGCGTGCCCTGTACGCACAGGCCACGCCGGTGGCCGACGCTGACAGCCTGACATGGCTGCCGCCCGTGGGCCGTCCGCCCAAGATTCTGTGCGTGGGGCTGAACTATGCCGACCACACCAAGGAATCGCCTTACGAGCAGCCGGACTATCCGACACTGTTCTTGCGCGTGGCGACCAGCCTGGTGGGCCACAATGGCGCGATCGTGCGGCCGCTGGTTAGCGACTCGCTCGACTACGAAGGCGAGCTGGCCGTAATCATCGGCAAGGGCGGCAGGCATATTGCCAGAGAGGAAGCGCTGGGCCACGTGTTCGGCTACTCGATCTTCAATGATGGTTCGGTGCGCGAATACCAGTTCAAGTCGCCGCAATGGACGGTGGGCAAGAACTTCGATGCCACCGGCGGGTTCGGCCCGTTTGTGGTCACCGCCGACGAGCTGCCGCCAGGCGCGGCGGGCCTGCAATTGGAAACAAGGCTCAACGGCCAGATGGTGCAGTCGGCCAGTACCTCGGACATGTTGTACGACGTGGCTTCTCTGATCGCGATCATCAGCGAGGCGATCACGCTCGAGCCGGGGGACGTCATCGTGGCCGGCACGCCGTCGGGCATCGGCTGGGCGCGCAAGCCGCAGCTGCTGATGCGCCATGGCGACGTGTGCGAGGTATCGATCGAAGGCATCGGCACGCTGTCGAACCCGATCTTCGACGAATCCGCACCGCAAGCCAGATAA